One Phycisphaera mikurensis NBRC 102666 DNA window includes the following coding sequences:
- the rplC gene encoding 50S ribosomal protein L3, protein MSAPENPQPNRMILGRKVGMTRLFGENGIDQPVTVIQVGPCVVTQVRTLELDGYHGVQLGFAEIKGRSSTMPLIGHDAKAGAAPQRFHRELRLQGPAAGDGESNHGVAFELGQRVTAADFEDVTYVDVVGTSKGKGFQGAMKRHGFGGQEASHGVERKHRSPGSIGGRSSNLGTGKPKKGIRMSGHMGDERVSVRNLPVVSVDAENDLLLVKGPIPGPKGGLVEVRTARRLWKRKIHALEAAG, encoded by the coding sequence ATGTCCGCTCCAGAGAACCCCCAGCCCAACCGGATGATCCTCGGCCGCAAAGTCGGGATGACGCGCCTCTTCGGGGAGAACGGCATCGACCAGCCCGTGACCGTCATCCAGGTCGGGCCCTGCGTGGTGACGCAGGTCCGCACCCTGGAGCTCGACGGCTACCACGGCGTGCAGCTCGGCTTCGCCGAGATCAAGGGTCGCTCGTCGACGATGCCGCTCATCGGCCACGACGCCAAGGCCGGCGCGGCCCCCCAGCGGTTCCACCGCGAGCTCCGGCTGCAAGGGCCCGCGGCGGGTGATGGAGAATCCAACCACGGCGTGGCCTTTGAGCTGGGGCAGCGTGTCACCGCCGCCGACTTCGAGGACGTCACCTACGTCGACGTCGTCGGCACCTCCAAGGGCAAGGGCTTCCAGGGAGCGATGAAGCGGCACGGCTTCGGCGGCCAGGAGGCCAGTCACGGCGTCGAGCGGAAGCACCGGTCCCCGGGTTCCATCGGCGGGCGGAGCTCGAACCTCGGCACGGGCAAGCCCAAGAAAGGCATCCGCATGAGCGGCCACATGGGCGACGAGCGGGTCAGCGTCCGCAACCTGCCGGTGGTTTCGGTGGATGCGGAGAACGACCTCCTGCTCGTGAAGGGGCCGATCCCCGGCCCCAAGGGCGGCCTGGTGGAGGTCCGCACCGCCCGCCGCCTGTGGAAGCGGAAGATCCACGCCCTCGAGGCCGCCGGATAA
- the rpsJ gene encoding 30S ribosomal protein S10, which translates to METGKIRIRMEAYDHQALDASAAEIVDHAKRTNARVSGPVPLPTRVERYTVLRGPFVDKKSREQFEIRTHKRIIDIREPNARTVEALNRLVVPAGVFVKIKA; encoded by the coding sequence ATGGAAACCGGCAAGATCCGCATCCGCATGGAGGCCTACGACCACCAGGCTCTCGACGCCTCCGCCGCGGAGATCGTCGATCACGCCAAGCGGACCAACGCCCGGGTTTCCGGGCCGGTGCCGCTGCCCACCCGCGTCGAGCGTTACACGGTGCTCCGCGGGCCCTTCGTCGACAAGAAGTCCCGCGAGCAGTTCGAGATCCGCACCCACAAGCGGATCATCGACATCCGCGAGCCCAACGCCCGCACCGTCGAGGCGCTCAACCGCCTCGTGGTCCCGGCGGGCGTCTTCGTGAAGATCAAGGCGTAA